ttagatttaagCCACGCCACTGATTGGTGCTGGTTCATTGACCATACGCCATTTTTGACAAACGTATAACCGTATGAGCACAAGGGCGATCAGGACATAAGCTTATGAGATGGTAATCATACAACAACCATGAATCTCTAGCAGAGCTTTTCACaggaaaaaagagaaacagTTTGCCAAATGAACATACAGAAGTACCATCCCAAGATAAGGGAGAAAACAGACGAGGGAATGATCATGAAAGTCATGCCCCGCAAGACACTAATAATCATGTTGAAACCTTGAATTAAAAGCCAACAGTCATCATAGCTAGATATGTAATGCGAATTTTCAGATCAAACAATCAGACACAAAGGAATTACTGAAACAGAAATCAcattagaagaaaataaaacGAGAAAACTTTCGGTCGAGATGGTAGCACCAGCAGAAAAGTGGCCATatcaaatcaaaagaaaaagacccatcaaaacaaaggaaaaagatcGTCTGAGGAGAAACGGAAAGAAATAAGCCTGGGAAACGAAAGAGCAGTCCTCTGTGCACAAACAAGGTACAAAAACTTGAGCACATTCGcttattcaaaatcaatcaatcagaTGGGAAAATATTATCGTTTGTGCGCAAAATAGCTCGTGCATAAATTTGCTGGGAATAAAATAGGCTAAAAAAGCGAACCCACTCAAACTGGTTAGGAATGTTTTTGATCATCAAGGACGTTTTCCCACCAAGCCTCAGTTCGTGGTCCATGGCAGTAGATCGAACACTAATAACTGCACCATCACCAATCTTTACACCATGCTTAGGTGCCCATTTCTTGGAAGGACCCTTTTTTGATCCCCTCGACCTCCGCGAAAAAACCCGCGATTTACATTTAACATTGTTGATATTCTCATTACAATCAAGAAAACCATActtatttgaaggaaaattcaGCTTCTCCTCGTGAACCCCCGTTCCACACCTACCGTTTTCGTCTCCAGTCACGAGGCATGATGTAAAACTTCCCTGCAGAAACGAGCATGTCTTGTATCTGTCATCTTTATGATGATAAAATGACCATATCGGGGGAGGATGATAAGTAACCACAGGAAGGTGTAAAAACCGACGCGTCATCACTGGTTCTACCGGATTCTGCAGGGACTGTTGAAAGGCCTCATTAGGAAAACAGAACATATATGGAAGCAAGTTGGGTTGAGCTTCAGGTATTTTTGGCGGTTGGAAGGGCGGTGCTTGCGGGTTCAAAGGTTTTTTGTTTGACGATTGTAGTGGAGTAGCCATTGATGGAATTTGGCACATGTTGGAGTGGAAACAGAGG
This is a stretch of genomic DNA from Mangifera indica cultivar Alphonso chromosome 11, CATAS_Mindica_2.1, whole genome shotgun sequence. It encodes these proteins:
- the LOC123230200 gene encoding protein terminal ear1 homolog, with amino-acid sequence MCQIPSMATPLQSSNKKPLNPQAPPFQPPKIPEAQPNLLPYMFCFPNEAFQQSLQNPVEPVMTRRFLHLPVVTYHPPPIWSFYHHKDDRYKTCSFLQGSFTSCLVTGDENGRCGTGVHEEKLNFPSNKYGFLDCNENINNVKCKSRVFSRRSRGSKKGPSKKWAPKHGVKIGDGAVISVRSTAMDHELRLGGKTSLMIKNIPNQFERHDLLRILDMHCREENSRAKLHSDPCKSEYDFVYLPMDFGFRANLGYAFVNFTTAAAAVRFSKAFHNREWVGQVPGVGTRKKICEITCALIQGKEALMNHFERSKFPCHTNGYLPVVLAPPRDGSNNSKPTLVGRRTCVAASPPVNRRKLKLMMAKKSV